A stretch of the Lolium perenne isolate Kyuss_39 chromosome 3, Kyuss_2.0, whole genome shotgun sequence genome encodes the following:
- the LOC127338452 gene encoding endo-1,4-beta-xylanase 5-like: MGKLLTFLLCISLFEGWMVMSVPYDHTASIECLSSPMNSLYKGGIIQNSEFNSGLMGWLVPVGVQAGVSSSPSGNKYASAKSKGQPSRSVYQKIQMQTNTHYALSAWLQVSSGTAEVKAMFQAPNGAYIIGGTTVAKSGCWSMLKGGMTAYSSGQAEFFFETDGVVDILVDSVSLQPFSFAEWKNHSRLSADKARKSTVKVLARGPDGVPLAKANVRIELLRPGFPLGNAMTKEILDIPAYEKWFTSRFTVASFENEMKWYYTEWKRDHEDYTVPDAMLRLAQKHNIKVRGHNVFWDTNNTQMAWVNPLSPDQLRAAMQKRLNSVVTRYAGKVIAWDVMNENLHGEFYETRLGTPNVSAQIYQQVAQIDGTATLFMNEFSTLEWAGDMTAMSSKYVRKMEEIRSYPGNAGLKLAVGLESHFSTPNIPYVRATLDMLAQLKLPIWLTEVDVSPKTGPYQVEYLEDVLREGYGHPNVEGIVMWAAWHKHGCYVMCLTDKDFNNLPAGNLVDKLIAEWKTHPEAATTDANGVAELDLVHGDYSFTVTHPSLHSPTVHTLTVDASSSSSLEHALGIQD; the protein is encoded by the exons ATGGGGAAATTGCTCACATTTTTGCTATGCATTTCCCTGTTTGAAG GATGGATGGTCATGTCTGTTCCCTATGATCATACAGCGAGCATTGAG TGCTTGAGCAGCCCGATGAATTCTCTGTACAAAGGTGGCATTATCCAGAACAGCGAGTTCAACAGCGGCCTGATGGGCTGGTTGGTGCCGGTGGGCGTGCAGGCAGGCGTGAGCAGCTCGCCGTCCGGCAACAAGTACGCGTCAGCGAAGAGCAAGGGGCAACCGTCGCGCAGCGTGTACCAGAAGATCCAGATGCAGACCAACACCCACTATGCCCTCTCAG CATGGTTGCAGGTTTCATCCGGCACTGCCGAGGTGAAAGCGATGTTCCAGGCTCCCAACGGCGCGTACATCATCGGCGGAACCACCGTGGCCAAGTCCGGCTGTTGGAGCATGCTAAAGGGCGGCATGACTGCTTATTCTTCCGGACAAGCCGAGTTCTTCTTCGAGACCGATGGTGTGGTGGACATCCTGGTGGACAGCGTCTCCCTACAGCCCTTCTCCTTCGCCGAGTGGAAAAACCACAGCCGCCTGTCGGCCGACAAGGCCCGCAAGAGCACCGTCAAGGTCCTCGCCCGGGGCCCCGACGGTGTCCCGTTGGCCAAGGCCAACGTGAGGATCGAGCTGCTCCGGCCAGGGTTCCCGTTGGGTAACGCCATGACCAAGGAGATACTTGACATCCCGGCCTACGAGAAGTGGTTCACCTCACGGTTCACGGTGGCGAGCTTCGAGAACGAGATGAAGTGGTACTACACGGAGTGGAAGCGTGACCACGAGGACTACACCGTCCCCGACGCCATGCTCCGCCTCGCCCAGAAGCATAACATCAAGGTGCGCGGCCACAACGTGTTCTGGGACACCAACAACACGCAGATGGCGTGGGTGAACCCGCTGAGCCCCGACCAGCTCAGGGCGGCGATGCAGAAGCGCCTCAACTCCGTCGTCACGCGCTACGCCGGCAAGGTGATCGCCTGGGACGTGATGAACGAGAACCTCCACGGCGAGTTCTACGAGACCAGGCTAGGCACTCCCAACGTGTCGGCGCAGATCTACCAGCAGGTGGCGCAGATCGACGGGACGGCGACGCTGTTCATGAACGAGTTCAGCACTCTGGAGTGGGCCGGGGACATGACCGCCATGTCCAGCAAGTACGTCCGCAAGATGGAGGAGATACGCTCCTACCCCGGCAACGCCGGCCTCAAGCTCGCCGTGGGCCTCGAGAGCCACTTCTCCACGCCCAACATCCCCTACGTGAGGGCGACGCTGGACATGCTAGCGCAGCTCAAGCTGCCCATCTGGCTCACCGAGGTCGACGTCTCCCCCAAGACGGGCCCCTACCAGGTGGAGTACCTGGAGGACGTGCTGAGGGAAGGCTACGGCCACCCCAACGTGGAGGGCATCGTCATGTGGGCCGCCTGGCACAAGCACGGCTGCTATGTCATGTGCCTCACGGACAAGGACTTCAACAATCTTCCCGCCGGCAACCTCGTGGACAAACTCATCGCTGAATGGAAGACGCACCCCGAGGCTGCCACCACGGACGCCAACGGCGTGGCCGAGCTCGACCTCGTCCACGGCGACTACAGCTTCACCGTGACTCACCCGTCGCTCCATTCGCCTACGGTGCACACTTTGACCGTGGATGCCTCATCGTCCTCTTCCTTGGAGCACGCTCTAGGCATCCAGGATTAA